Sequence from the Saccharopolyspora pogona genome:
CGTGCCACTGAACGGTGCGCAGGTCGCGGTCATCGGCCGCGGCATCACCGTCGGCCGCCCGATCGGCCTGCTGCTCACGCGGCGCAGCGAGAACGCCACGGTCACGCTCTGCCACACCGGGACCAGGGATCTCGCCGAGGAGGTGCGCCGCGCGGACATCGTCATCGCGGCGGCAGGCAAGCCGCACCTGATCACGGCGGACATGGTCAAGCCGGGCGCGGCGGTGCTCGACGTCGGCGTGAGCCGCACCGACGCCGGGCTGGCCGGGGACGTGCACCCGGATGTCGTGCAGGTCGCCGGGTTCGTGTCGCCCAACCCCGGCGGGGTCGGGCCGATGACCCGCGCGATGCTGCTGACCAACGTCGTCGAGGCGGCGGAGCGCAACGTCGGCTGATCCGTGCCGGGGGTGCCCCCGGGTAGAGTTCACCACCACGGGAGGAACGGCGTGAGCGAACGGTTCGGCGACGGGTCGCGCCTTTCGGTGCACGTGCCGTTCGGCCTGGTGCTGCTGGGCGTGCTGATCGGGCTCCTGCTGATCGCCCTGGGGCATTGGCGGCGGGGTTCGGTGCTGCTCGGTGTTGCGCTGCTGGTCGCGGCGGCGATGCGCGGCATGGTCCC
This genomic interval carries:
- a CDS encoding DUF3017 domain-containing protein, producing the protein MSERFGDGSRLSVHVPFGLVLLGVLIGLLLIALGHWRRGSVLLGVALLVAAAMRGMVPQERAGLLAIRSRAVDVLLYSGFGLVIIAVAMTIKGGLLG